In Pseudomonadota bacterium, a single genomic region encodes these proteins:
- a CDS encoding cupin domain-containing protein: MRDSIQELRILGGKIKALRLSRKFKLSDLSEHSSCTSAHISQIERGLVSPSISVLKNISNALGVRLVDLFITDDHQEDDVVVRSDHGYEIRYPQGDSSIYLLVKHLDGKFMEPLIKILKPKEGSDGLYSHSGSQEFGYVLSGEFDLMIEENVYTLRKGDSFYFNSSRPHGFVNNGEEVAEILWVISPPTY, from the coding sequence ATGAGAGACAGTATTCAGGAATTGCGGATTCTCGGTGGCAAGATCAAGGCCCTCCGGCTCAGCAGGAAGTTTAAGCTTTCCGATCTTTCTGAACATTCATCATGTACAAGCGCCCATATCTCGCAAATCGAGCGGGGTCTGGTAAGTCCATCCATATCGGTTCTGAAAAATATTTCCAACGCCCTTGGGGTTCGCCTCGTAGACCTGTTTATCACTGATGACCATCAAGAAGATGATGTCGTTGTAAGAAGCGATCATGGGTACGAAATACGCTACCCGCAAGGAGATTCGTCTATCTATCTTCTTGTTAAGCACCTTGATGGTAAGTTCATGGAACCGCTGATAAAGATACTGAAACCGAAGGAAGGCAGCGACGGCCTCTATTCCCACAGCGGCAGTCAGGAATTCGGATATGTGCTTTCGGGAGAATTCGATCTAATGATTGAGGAGAATGTGTACACCTTGAGGAAGGGTGACAGTTTTTATTTTAACTCAAGCCGGCCTCATGGGTTCGTCAACAATGGAGAGGAAGTGGCAGAGATACTGTGGGTAATCAGCCCACCAACCTACTAA
- a CDS encoding branched-chain amino acid ABC transporter permease: MNCAGKIGKVVPAVLFVCLVILPMLPISTYIINVVTIIFIWSLVATAWSFMGRFYLVSLGHGAFMGTGAYVTVLLFNNFGLSPWIGMFAGGAAACFMGAVLGYACFRFGVIGDYFALVTLAVAELVALLVVAFREVTGGSLGLTVKSVGTSPWLFQFDNRIYFYYIALVALCLVLFVWRLIDRSDMRKALMAIGEDELAASSLGVNIIKNKMAITMISTFFTALGGTIYAQYLLYLSPETVCGVGMSLSIPFKAILGGMFTLWGPFIGSAIIVSLEEYIRAAYGGTYTSISQIIYGIALVVLIMFLPKGIFGTLREKFQKK, from the coding sequence ATGAACTGCGCGGGAAAGATCGGAAAAGTGGTACCGGCTGTCCTCTTCGTGTGTCTCGTAATCCTGCCCATGTTGCCAATCTCAACGTATATAATCAACGTGGTGACCATTATCTTCATCTGGTCCCTTGTGGCCACCGCCTGGTCCTTTATGGGCCGCTTTTACCTTGTCTCTCTGGGACACGGGGCTTTCATGGGAACGGGGGCCTATGTCACCGTCCTCCTTTTTAATAATTTTGGGCTCTCGCCCTGGATAGGCATGTTTGCGGGAGGCGCGGCGGCCTGTTTCATGGGGGCTGTCCTCGGGTATGCATGCTTTCGCTTCGGTGTAATCGGAGACTATTTTGCCTTGGTCACCCTCGCCGTGGCTGAACTGGTGGCACTCCTTGTTGTAGCTTTCAGGGAAGTGACGGGTGGGTCTCTGGGCCTGACAGTCAAATCCGTGGGGACGTCGCCCTGGCTTTTCCAGTTTGATAATAGAATCTACTTTTACTATATCGCCCTCGTGGCTCTTTGCCTTGTCCTCTTTGTCTGGCGGTTGATTGACAGGAGCGACATGCGAAAAGCCCTGATGGCGATCGGCGAGGACGAACTTGCCGCATCTTCCCTTGGAGTCAATATCATCAAGAACAAGATGGCCATTACCATGATCAGTACGTTCTTCACCGCCCTGGGGGGTACTATCTACGCTCAGTATCTCCTTTATCTATCCCCTGAGACCGTCTGCGGGGTGGGGATGTCCCTTTCCATCCCCTTCAAGGCTATTCTGGGAGGTATGTTCACTCTCTGGGGACCCTTCATAGGTTCGGCCATTATCGTCTCCCTCGAAGAGTATATAAGGGCAGCCTATGGCGGAACGTACACAAGCATATCTCAGATCATCTATGGTATCGCCCTGGTTGTTCTGATCATGTTTCTTCCAAAAGGGATCTTTGGTACCCTGAGGGAGAAATTTCAAAAAAAGTAA
- a CDS encoding ABC transporter substrate-binding protein yields the protein MKRCSLLFLAFGLVLLSAFAVSSAEEDIKVGVLHSLTGPFAPAGGLSGQRGSLIAIDMINARGGVAGKYKVKAVEADAQSNPEVAIREAGRLISVEKVPVIVGVFSSSIAVPLAPIADKNKTIFWISIAISDKVLEDRHLKYVFRIQPMGSQWGNSSVDMLSEIYGKLGYSKPSQVKLAVAYEDGPYGTIVSKANLDRAKKYQMPVGLTEAYTHTAKDLSSLVLKVKRANPDVMLHTGYFPDVVLFLRQSRELGLKWKGLIGHGAGYANFREMEKSLGRSMVNYVCNVDPAPAQLLDLKKLKPGIGDLVGEFLKRYKEKYKESDPETHATQGFSHAWVLLNNVMPLALEKYGKITPDTIRQAALEIDIPEGGTPSGYGVKFAPPEHKYAGQNLRSYPVVSQWVNGKVEIVWPASLRTAEPKLPIPADSPYAVK from the coding sequence ATGAAAAGGTGCTCGTTGTTGTTCTTGGCTTTTGGCTTGGTATTATTATCGGCATTTGCCGTATCGTCAGCAGAGGAAGACATTAAGGTCGGGGTTTTACACTCCCTGACAGGTCCATTCGCTCCGGCCGGTGGTCTTTCCGGACAAAGAGGTTCGTTGATCGCGATCGACATGATAAATGCAAGAGGAGGGGTAGCAGGGAAATATAAGGTAAAGGCTGTAGAGGCTGATGCCCAGAGCAACCCGGAAGTAGCGATCCGTGAAGCGGGGAGGCTTATATCTGTTGAAAAGGTACCTGTTATTGTCGGGGTTTTTTCAAGTTCCATTGCAGTGCCTCTCGCTCCGATTGCCGATAAGAATAAGACCATCTTCTGGATCAGCATCGCCATTTCCGATAAAGTTCTTGAAGACAGACATCTGAAATATGTTTTTCGTATCCAGCCAATGGGTTCCCAGTGGGGTAACTCCTCCGTGGATATGCTGTCCGAGATTTACGGAAAACTCGGTTACAGCAAACCGAGCCAGGTAAAACTGGCTGTTGCTTATGAGGATGGACCGTATGGAACGATCGTATCGAAGGCAAACCTCGACAGGGCAAAGAAATATCAGATGCCTGTAGGCCTTACCGAGGCTTACACCCATACTGCGAAAGATCTCTCATCTTTGGTCCTTAAAGTAAAAAGGGCCAACCCTGATGTGATGCTCCATACCGGCTACTTCCCAGATGTGGTGCTCTTCCTCCGGCAGTCAAGAGAACTCGGTCTTAAGTGGAAAGGACTCATAGGCCATGGAGCTGGTTACGCCAATTTTCGTGAAATGGAAAAATCCCTGGGTAGGTCCATGGTCAACTATGTATGCAATGTAGACCCTGCCCCTGCACAACTCCTTGATTTAAAAAAGCTTAAACCTGGCATAGGCGATTTGGTTGGTGAATTCCTGAAGAGGTACAAGGAAAAATATAAAGAATCCGACCCGGAAACCCACGCCACACAGGGATTTTCCCACGCATGGGTGCTCCTCAACAATGTTATGCCCCTGGCACTGGAGAAATACGGAAAGATCACACCGGATACGATACGGCAGGCAGCCCTCGAAATCGATATACCTGAGGGTGGAACACCAAGCGGCTATGGGGTTAAATTTGCGCCCCCCGAACACAAGTACGCCGGGCAGAACCTGAGGTCTTATCCCGTGGTAAGCCAGTGGGTCAATGGCAAGGTGGAGATCGTATGGCCGGCAAGCTTGCGGACAGCCGAACCCAAGCTCCCGATACCCGCAGATTCTCCGTATGCGGTAAAATAG
- a CDS encoding ABC transporter ATP-binding protein — translation MLQIKEIVKNFGGVHALRDVSFSVEEGEFVGLIGPNGSGKTTLFNVISGAYKPTSGHVIFEGHDMTALTPDRICHAGITRTFQIPRPIKGMSILDNVLLGLVFGNAERPKKHAREAMKDEAVRLIDFVGLKLDKDAMPDKLTAVDLRKLELAKALATKPRLLLADEILSGLNHDELGEASTVLKKIREEMGITIIWVEHILSVLMSLVDRVVVFDYGRLIADGTPQLIANDACVLEAYLG, via the coding sequence ATGCTGCAAATAAAAGAGATTGTGAAAAACTTTGGTGGTGTACATGCGTTAAGAGATGTTTCCTTTTCGGTGGAGGAAGGCGAATTTGTAGGCCTCATCGGACCCAACGGTTCAGGTAAGACCACCCTTTTTAACGTCATATCCGGAGCATATAAACCCACATCCGGGCACGTGATATTCGAAGGTCATGACATGACTGCCCTTACCCCTGATCGCATATGTCACGCGGGAATAACTCGCACCTTCCAAATTCCTCGACCCATCAAGGGCATGAGCATTCTGGACAACGTGCTCCTGGGTCTTGTTTTTGGCAATGCCGAGCGACCCAAGAAACATGCACGGGAAGCCATGAAGGATGAAGCAGTGAGACTTATCGACTTTGTAGGGCTAAAGCTCGATAAAGATGCCATGCCGGACAAACTTACCGCCGTTGACCTGAGAAAACTCGAACTGGCAAAGGCCTTGGCTACAAAGCCGAGACTCCTTCTGGCCGACGAAATCTTAAGTGGACTGAACCATGACGAACTGGGAGAGGCATCAACCGTCCTCAAAAAAATAAGGGAAGAGATGGGCATCACCATCATCTGGGTCGAGCATATACTCTCCGTTCTCATGAGTCTCGTGGATCGGGTGGTGGTCTTTGATTATGGACGGCTGATTGCAGACGGGACGCCTCAATTGATAGCAAATGATGCGTGTGTACTGGAGGCATACCTTGGCTAA
- a CDS encoding iron-containing alcohol dehydrogenase, with product MNKAFSEIEKTSIFFSPNKVILGKGAAQQAGSEVKALGGKKVLIVTDPGVVRAGLVQVILDALKSQGIKYEVFDKVEPEPPARVVDAGAQAAIDNKCDTIVGFGGGSSLDVAKGVSIVATNKGKVLDYTGIDMVPKRGIPKILIPTTAGTGSEVTRVFVVTDETDNTKKVIYTNYNLAEVGLLDPMLTLSMPPSVTADTGFDALVHAVESYVSVNTTPFAEVLALQAISLIAHNLPIAYSKGTNVQARYNMLFAASIAGMAFTSGGLGAVHGLSYPLGTDFHMAHGKSNAIMLPHIVNFNFMGNMEKYARIAETMGENIQGLSPYEAAKKSVDAIKGLLNIVNISYKLRDYGVKKSDLSKLVEGGLKQARLFIPNPRDPSEKDVRQIYEAAL from the coding sequence GTGAATAAGGCATTTAGTGAAATTGAAAAGACAAGCATTTTCTTTTCCCCCAACAAGGTGATTCTTGGCAAGGGTGCTGCCCAGCAGGCGGGATCTGAAGTAAAAGCCCTCGGGGGCAAAAAGGTCCTTATCGTTACAGATCCCGGTGTGGTTCGGGCAGGGCTGGTTCAGGTGATACTTGATGCCCTCAAGAGCCAGGGCATCAAGTATGAGGTCTTCGATAAGGTGGAACCGGAACCCCCTGCAAGGGTGGTAGATGCAGGCGCTCAAGCAGCTATTGACAACAAATGTGACACAATCGTAGGCTTTGGAGGCGGAAGTTCCCTCGACGTGGCAAAAGGTGTCTCCATCGTTGCCACAAACAAAGGGAAGGTACTCGACTACACAGGCATCGACATGGTTCCAAAACGCGGTATTCCTAAGATACTTATTCCTACCACAGCAGGGACAGGAAGCGAGGTGACCCGGGTCTTCGTAGTTACCGATGAAACGGATAATACAAAGAAGGTTATCTATACGAACTATAACCTCGCTGAGGTGGGCCTTCTCGATCCCATGCTGACCCTTTCCATGCCTCCTTCCGTGACAGCAGACACCGGCTTCGACGCCCTGGTTCATGCAGTCGAATCCTATGTCTCGGTTAATACCACCCCCTTTGCGGAGGTGCTGGCCCTTCAGGCGATCAGTCTCATTGCTCATAACCTCCCCATAGCTTACTCCAAGGGCACGAATGTTCAGGCGAGATACAATATGCTTTTTGCAGCCTCCATTGCCGGTATGGCCTTTACAAGCGGCGGCCTCGGGGCAGTGCACGGTCTTTCCTATCCTCTTGGCACCGACTTTCATATGGCCCATGGAAAGTCAAATGCTATTATGCTCCCCCACATTGTAAATTTCAATTTCATGGGGAACATGGAGAAGTACGCACGAATTGCTGAGACCATGGGAGAAAACATTCAAGGCCTTTCCCCCTACGAGGCAGCCAAGAAGTCCGTGGATGCAATCAAGGGCCTGCTGAATATTGTCAACATTTCGTACAAACTCAGAGATTATGGTGTAAAGAAAAGCGATCTGTCAAAGCTTGTAGAGGGCGGACTAAAACAGGCGAGACTCTTTATTCCCAATCCGAGAGACCCATCCGAGAAAGACGTAAGGCAGATTTACGAAGCAGCATTATAG
- a CDS encoding ABC transporter ATP-binding protein produces MLSVQNVSVFYGEFKALSNVSLEVKSKQTTIVLGPNGSGKTTLMKAISGLERIRSGEIYLDGERVDTKEAHEIAATGIALVPEGGRLFPGLSVYENLKIGSYIPRVRKQFQESLDEVFFLFPRLKERQTQIAGSMSGGERQMLAVARSLMSKPKLLILDEPSAGLAPKVIQGIFNFVEQIKERGYSILMVEQNAVKALQLANYAYLFESGKLVFEGGKEEFDKNEYIRKAYLGI; encoded by the coding sequence GTGTTAAGCGTTCAAAATGTCAGTGTTTTTTATGGTGAGTTTAAGGCGCTCTCCAATGTCTCCCTCGAGGTCAAGTCCAAACAGACTACTATTGTTCTCGGCCCGAATGGATCCGGAAAGACAACCCTTATGAAGGCTATCTCCGGACTTGAGCGGATACGGAGCGGCGAAATCTATCTCGATGGCGAGCGGGTCGACACGAAAGAGGCACATGAGATAGCAGCAACAGGAATAGCCCTTGTGCCCGAGGGGGGGAGACTCTTTCCCGGCCTGAGCGTGTACGAGAACCTGAAGATAGGGAGCTACATCCCGAGGGTGCGGAAGCAGTTCCAGGAATCCCTGGACGAGGTCTTCTTTCTCTTTCCGAGACTGAAGGAGAGGCAGACACAGATAGCCGGATCCATGAGTGGTGGCGAACGGCAGATGCTTGCCGTAGCGCGAAGTCTTATGTCAAAACCGAAGCTTCTCATACTCGATGAGCCCTCGGCTGGGTTGGCCCCAAAGGTAATCCAGGGCATCTTCAACTTCGTGGAGCAGATCAAGGAACGGGGATACTCCATCCTTATGGTGGAGCAGAATGCCGTCAAGGCTTTACAGCTTGCAAACTACGCATATCTTTTCGAATCCGGCAAACTGGTATTCGAGGGCGGCAAAGAGGAGTTCGACAAGAACGAGTATATCAGGAAAGCTTACCTCGGCATTTAG
- a CDS encoding aldehyde ferredoxin oxidoreductase family protein has protein sequence MKGVFQKALIVNLTDKSYTVEKIPDEAYEHFLGGKGLGVYLLLKKNKPKVEPFSPENNLIFVLGPTNDTKIWGSSRYCVVTKSPLTGIFSEAYSGGRVAEPMGKTGYDAIILQGISSRPVWLEISDEKIEFHDADDLWGKDAYVAEDTIIEKVGKKGAQAVVIGPAGENLVRFASIVNNHWRCAGRTGVGAVLGSKKVKGIAFYGKTVREPANPDAVAKLFSEWGKKAKTLPATNFFKRLGTPGLVAMINTVEAFPTKYWAEGSMEGWEDISAETLHSKFSVRARSCNKCFLACGRLTTVTTGKYAGLTIDGPEYETIYALGGLCLIKDLAEIINLNDICDKVGIDTITAGNLAAFAMEASARGKISEKIEYGDAKRTAELLWQISRKEGIGSILAEGIRHAAKEWGLEDIAIHVKGLEPAGYDPRYFKAMGLAYATSDRGACHMRTTAFRPELAGIIPPDQIEGKAAVVIDFEDRLTLQDALIICRFYRDIYLWPELGQIIEATTGLSPDKENIQKIACNIRNAVRIFNLREGMTGAEDTLPKRFFEEPIGSRKLVIAREDFEKMKKDYYQLRGWNERGEPVGQLPVVI, from the coding sequence ATGAAAGGCGTGTTTCAGAAAGCACTTATTGTCAATCTTACAGACAAAAGTTATACGGTAGAAAAAATCCCCGATGAGGCGTATGAGCATTTTCTCGGTGGTAAAGGTCTCGGCGTATATCTCCTGCTCAAGAAGAACAAACCTAAGGTCGAACCCTTCTCTCCTGAAAACAACTTGATCTTTGTTCTTGGACCGACAAATGACACCAAGATCTGGGGTTCAAGCCGTTACTGTGTGGTTACCAAATCGCCTCTCACGGGAATTTTCTCCGAAGCCTATTCTGGTGGACGAGTGGCAGAACCCATGGGCAAAACAGGTTATGATGCTATAATCCTTCAAGGAATTTCCAGTAGGCCGGTGTGGCTTGAAATAAGTGACGAAAAGATTGAGTTCCATGATGCCGATGACCTTTGGGGTAAGGACGCCTACGTTGCAGAGGATACGATCATTGAAAAAGTTGGCAAAAAAGGGGCTCAGGCGGTGGTCATCGGACCTGCCGGAGAGAATCTTGTCCGTTTCGCAAGTATCGTTAACAACCACTGGCGGTGCGCTGGCCGGACAGGTGTCGGAGCAGTTCTCGGTTCCAAGAAAGTGAAGGGTATCGCTTTTTACGGCAAAACCGTTAGGGAGCCCGCAAATCCTGATGCCGTTGCCAAATTATTCAGCGAATGGGGAAAGAAGGCCAAAACCCTCCCTGCCACCAATTTTTTTAAACGCTTGGGAACACCTGGGCTTGTAGCCATGATCAATACAGTGGAAGCCTTTCCCACAAAATATTGGGCTGAAGGTTCCATGGAAGGCTGGGAGGATATAAGCGCTGAGACATTGCACTCCAAATTTTCCGTCAGGGCCCGATCCTGCAACAAATGTTTTCTTGCCTGTGGCCGTTTGACTACAGTAACTACAGGGAAATATGCCGGGCTCACGATTGACGGCCCTGAATATGAAACCATTTATGCGCTCGGCGGTCTATGCCTCATTAAGGACCTTGCTGAGATTATCAATCTCAACGATATTTGTGACAAAGTGGGTATAGATACGATAACAGCGGGAAACCTGGCCGCCTTTGCCATGGAAGCGTCCGCACGGGGTAAAATATCGGAGAAGATCGAATACGGGGATGCGAAAAGGACTGCCGAACTCTTATGGCAGATTTCCCGCAAGGAAGGCATCGGGTCAATCCTCGCCGAAGGCATTCGCCATGCGGCAAAAGAGTGGGGTCTTGAAGATATAGCTATCCACGTAAAGGGCCTGGAGCCGGCCGGATATGATCCAAGGTACTTTAAGGCTATGGGTCTTGCATATGCGACATCCGACAGAGGAGCCTGCCATATGCGCACCACTGCATTCAGGCCTGAACTTGCCGGCATAATTCCTCCTGATCAGATAGAAGGGAAAGCAGCGGTCGTCATCGATTTTGAAGACAGGCTGACTCTCCAGGACGCACTTATTATTTGCAGATTTTACCGGGACATTTACCTCTGGCCGGAACTCGGACAGATTATCGAGGCGACCACAGGACTCTCGCCGGACAAGGAAAACATTCAGAAGATCGCCTGCAACATACGGAATGCCGTGAGGATTTTTAACCTGAGAGAGGGTATGACCGGGGCTGAAGACACACTCCCGAAACGTTTTTTCGAAGAACCCATAGGGTCGAGGAAACTTGTTATTGCACGGGAAGATTTCGAGAAAATGAAGAAGGACTACTACCAACTCAGGGGATGGAACGAGAGAGGAGAACCTGTCGGCCAACTTCCGGTAGTGATTTGA